One Candidatus Schekmanbacteria bacterium DNA window includes the following coding sequences:
- a CDS encoding type II secretion system F family protein, with the protein MAAFVYEARTVSREIRKGEIEAPSLEEAKKILRAQKLIVTSIKKKATAIEIKIPGLGEKIEDKDIVVFTRQFATMIEAGLPLVQCLEILAAQSEKKPLRDILSVVKEDVESGSTFADALRKHPKVFDNLFTNMVEAGETGGILDNVLKRLASYIEKAQALKSKVKKASVYPIAILSVAFVVVAALLIFVIPTFAKMFSDFGGELPPTTQMVINMSHFAASWRGVAVFFGIVALIIAFKYYRGTKSGRLVTDRIFLKLPIFGDIIKKSAVAKFSRTLSTLITSGVPILEGLDIVSRTSGNVVIGNAILETKQSIAEGKTIAEPLEKTDVFPAMVVQMIGVGEATGALDSMLAKIADFYEEEVDNAVEALTSLMEPALMVVLGGIVGFILVAMYLPIFTLATAIQ; encoded by the coding sequence ATGGCAGCTTTTGTTTATGAAGCAAGGACTGTCAGCCGTGAAATCAGAAAAGGCGAAATTGAAGCTCCCTCATTGGAAGAAGCAAAAAAAATTCTCCGCGCTCAAAAGCTCATAGTTACATCGATTAAAAAGAAAGCTACTGCAATAGAAATAAAAATCCCCGGATTAGGTGAAAAAATAGAAGACAAAGATATTGTCGTCTTCACTCGTCAGTTTGCAACAATGATTGAAGCAGGACTTCCTCTTGTCCAGTGCCTTGAAATACTTGCAGCACAATCAGAAAAAAAGCCCCTCCGGGATATTCTTTCTGTTGTCAAGGAAGATGTGGAGTCTGGCTCTACCTTTGCAGATGCCCTTCGCAAACATCCAAAGGTTTTCGACAATTTATTTACAAATATGGTTGAAGCAGGAGAAACAGGCGGTATACTGGACAATGTTTTAAAAAGGTTGGCTTCATATATAGAAAAAGCTCAGGCTCTCAAGTCAAAGGTAAAAAAAGCGAGTGTCTATCCAATCGCAATTCTTTCAGTCGCCTTTGTTGTTGTTGCAGCTCTCTTAATTTTTGTCATTCCAACTTTTGCAAAAATGTTCAGTGATTTTGGAGGAGAATTGCCTCCGACTACTCAAATGGTCATAAATATGAGTCATTTTGCCGCAAGCTGGAGAGGAGTTGCAGTTTTTTTTGGAATTGTGGCATTGATTATCGCATTCAAATATTATCGTGGGACCAAAAGCGGCCGCTTGGTTACTGACCGTATATTTCTGAAACTGCCCATATTCGGAGACATCATAAAAAAATCAGCTGTTGCAAAATTTTCAAGAACTTTATCCACTCTTATTACAAGCGGTGTTCCTATCCTCGAAGGATTGGACATAGTTTCCCGCACATCTGGCAATGTAGTCATAGGGAACGCAATTCTTGAAACAAAACAGAGCATTGCAGAAGGTAAAACAATTGCTGAACCTCTCGAAAAAACCGATGTATTCCCAGCTATGGTAGTTCAAATGATAGGAGTTGGAGAAGCTACAGGCGCTCTCGACAGCATGCTGGCGAAAATTGCCGACTTTTACGAAGAAGAAGTTGATAATGCCGTCGAAGCTTTGACTTCATTGATGGAGCCGGCACTAATGGTCGTCCTCGGAGGAATAGTGGGATTTATTCTTGTAGCAATGTATCTGCCAATATTTACATTGGCCACTGCAATCCAATAA